From the genome of Nicotiana sylvestris chromosome 2, ASM39365v2, whole genome shotgun sequence, one region includes:
- the LOC138886474 gene encoding uncharacterized protein — MPHYSCMWHIWTNIRAKFKKGHLKLSKLYFATTRSYTLDEFNERISKIEEIDPRVKAYLYDIGYHRWSRVYAKVNRTWTKTSNIAEPLNDVRASTDYIHTILDSVRRYIVCLEKKRCSCRQFQLDELPCPHALAALRHRDESFEQYYSPYYTRENLLRTYEIPVNPLPDESKWNVP, encoded by the exons ATGCCACATTATtcttgcatgtggcatatttggacaaatataaggGCAAAGTTCAAGAAGGGACATCTAAAGTTAAGCAAATTGTACTTTGCCACGACACGGTCATACACActtgatgaatttaatgaaaggataTCAAAGATTGAAGAGATTGACCCGCGTGTTAAAGCATACTTATACgatattggctatcatagatggtCTCGAGTATATGCTAAGGTGAACAGAACTTGGACTAAGACATCAAACATTGCAGAGCCGTTGAATGAT gtgagggcttcaacagaCTATATCCATACAATACTAGATAGTGTGAGGCGCTATATTGTTTGTCTTGAAAAGAAGAGATGTAGTTGTAGGCAATTCCAGCTTGATGAACTTCCTTGTCCACATGCTTTGGCTGCTTTAAGACACAGGGATGAGTCTTTTGAACAATATTATTCTCCTTATTACACAAGGGAGAACCTCTTGCGTACTTATGAAATACCAGTAAATCCCTTGCCTGATGAAAGCAAATGGAATGTGCCATAA
- the LOC104245733 gene encoding zinc finger protein CONSTANS-LIKE 16-like, protein MISTLTFLCSVQSPKASSKIQVFPTKDYTFSQLFLSLLSLILLRRCVKSKKDKRRDLSMSMGKKNRKSKTKSKRRKPKFLSLSLQLSDKKSQPSDHVPITSTASIHDHQNSQQLNLFPLHPENLVDDKDSCHDENVALFFSGAENSATTLTELLTSSKDEIDSNQSGPNYMTVSSSEARLKYADTYRGKQGELVRTALRNKERENKEEEKWVVYSDVVDLDQHSETTRKEEEVSSCSIDRPRKRNQQQQLSLKLDYEEILNAWSDKGSLYLQAESSQIVPDINGDFLNYETSFSSHGLMGGWDSSTVLYRVPEFMASEQSGGRTTESLQEDELKVGRREASVLRYKEKRQNRLFSKKIRYQVRKLNAEKRPRVKGRFVKRD, encoded by the exons ATGATATCGACACTAACTTTTCTGTGCTCTGTTCAATCACCAAAAGCATCATCAAAGATTCAAGTCTTCCCCACAAAAGACTACACTTTTTCTCaacttttcctttctcttttgtcaCTTATTTTATTGAGGCGCTGTGTAAAATCCAAGAAGGACAAGCGAAGAGATCTGAGTATGTCCATGGGCAAGAAAAATCGTAAATCCAAAACCAAAAGCAAGCGGAGAAAACCCAAGTTTTTAAGTCTTAGTCTTCAGCTTTCTGATAAAAAATCTCAACCGTCAGATCATGTGCCGATAACGTCCACCGCTAGCATTCATGATCATCAGAATTCTCAACAGCTCAATCTCTTTCCTCTACACCCAGAAAATTTAGTCGATGACAAAGACAGTTGCCACGATGAGAACGTGGCCCTGTTTTTCTCCGGCGCTGAAAACAGCGCCACTACTCTTACCGAACTTCTCACTTCTTCTAAGGATGAAATTGATAGCAACCAAAGTGGTCCAAATTACATGACGGTTTCATCATCGGAAGCAAGACTAAAGTATGCCGACACTTACAG GGGAAAGCAAGGTGAGCTAGTACGGACAGCTCTGAGGAACAAAGAGAGGGAAAACAAGGAAGAAGAGAAGTGGGTTGTTTACTCCGACGTTGTTGATCTTGACCAACATAGTGAGACAACGAGGAAGGAGGAGGAAGTAAGCAGTTGTTCAATTGATCGTCCGAGGAAGAGAAATCAACAGCAGCAGTTGTCACTAAAGCTTGATTATGAGGAAATATTGAATGCTTGGTCAGATAAGGGTTCGCTTTACCTTCAGGCAGAATCGTCGCAGATCGTTCCTGATATCAATGGCGATTTTCTCAATTACGAAACGTCATTTTCATCCCAC GGGCTAATGGGTGGGTGGGATAGCAGTACAGTTCTATATAGAGTGCCAGAATTTATGGCAAGTGAACAAAGTGGAGGCAGAACCACAGAAAGTTTACAAGAGGATGAGTTGAAGGTAGGACGAAGAGAAGCCAGTGTATTAAGGTACAAAGAAAAGAGACAGAACAGACTCTTCTCTAAAAAAATTCGTTATCAAGTTCGGAAGCTCAACGCTGAAAAGCGCCCTCGCGTTAAG GGAAGATTTGTTAAGAGGGATTGA